A single Erythrolamprus reginae isolate rEryReg1 unplaced genomic scaffold, rEryReg1.hap1 H_53, whole genome shotgun sequence DNA region contains:
- the LOC139155762 gene encoding zinc finger protein 850-like isoform X1, which translates to MKHQRSHTGEKLFECPECGKTFSRSSNLVQHQRTHTGEKPFECPDCGKGFSDNSNLVQHQRTHTGEKPFECPDCGKGFSQSSHLVQHQRTHTGEKPFECPDCGKRFSDNSSLVRHQRTHTGEKLFECPDCGKSFSENSKLVQHQRIHTGEKPFECPDCGKTFSHSSNLVQHQRTHSGEKPFECPDCGKSFNQSSHLVTHQRTHTGEKPFECPDCGKHFSDNSSLLRHQRTHTGEKLFECPDCGKSFSDNSCLVRHQRIHTVEKPFECPDCGKSFFQSSGLVRHQRIQTGEKPFECPDCEQSFSKNSNLVQHQRTHTGEKPFECPDCGKGFSDNSNLVQHQRTHTGEKPFECPDCGKGFSQSSHLVQHQRTHTGEKPFECPDCGKGFINNSNLVQHQRIHTGEKPFKCPDCGKGFSQSSHLVTHRRTHSGEKPFECPDCGKRFSDNSSLVAHQRTHSGEKPFECPDCGKSFTQTSHLVTHRRTHSGEKPFECPDCGKGFSENSKLVQHQRTHTGEKPFECPYCGKSFSQSSGLVRHERTHTGEKPFECPDCGKDFSHNSSLVKHQRIHTGEKPFECPECGKSFSQSWSLVEHQRIHTGEKPFECPFCGKGFSYNSSLVRHQQTHTIEKSLKC; encoded by the coding sequence atgaaacaccagaggagtcacacaggagagaaactgtTTGAATGCCCTGAATGTGGGAAAACTTTTAGTCGcagttccaacctggtgcaacaccagaggactcacacaggagagaaaccctttgaatgccctgactgtgggaaaggttttagtgataattccaacctggtgcaacaccagaggactcacacaggagagaaaccttttgaatgccctgactgtgggaaaggttttagtcagagttcccacttggtgcaacaccagaggacgcacacaggagagaaaccctttgaatgtcctgactgtgggaaacgttttagtgataattccagcctggtgagacaccagaggactcacacaggagagaaactctttgaatgtcctgactgtgggaaaagttttagtgagaaCTCCaaactggtgcaacaccagaggattcacacaggagagaaaccctttgaatgtcctgactgtgggaaaacttttagtcacagttccaacctggtgcaacaccagaggactcattcaggagagaaaccctttgaatgtcctgactgtgggaaaagttttaatcagagttcccacctggtgacacaccagaggacgcacacaggagagaaaccctttgaatgtcctgactgtgggaaacattttagtgataattccagcctgttgagacaccagaggactcacacaggagagaaactctttgaatgtcctgactgtgggaaaagttttagtgataattcctgcctggtgagacaccagaggattcacacagtagagaaaccctttgaatgtcctgattgtgggaaaagtttttttCAGAGTTCTGgactggtgagacaccagaggattcagacaggagagaaaccctttgaatgtcctgactgtgaacAAAGTTTTAGtaagaattccaacctggtgcaacaccagaggactcacacaggagagaaaccctttgaatgccctgactgtgggaaaggttttagtgataattctaacctggtgcaacaccagaggactcacacaggagagaaaccttttgaatgccctgactgtgggaaaggttttagtcagagttcccacttggtgcaacaccagaggactcacacaggagagaaaccctttgaatgccctgactgtgggaaaggttttattaataattccaacctggtgcaacaccagaggattcacacaggagagaaaccctttaaatgccctgactgtgggaaaggttttagtcagagttcccacctggtgacacaccggaggactcactcaggagagaaaccctttgaatgtcctgactgtgggaaacgttttagtgataattccagccttgtGGCACACCAGAGGACACACTCgggagagaaaccgtttgaatgtcctgactgtgggaaaagttttactcagacttcccacctggtgacacaccggaggactcactcaggagagaaaccctttgaatgtcctgactgtgggaaaggttttagtgagaattccaaactggtgcaacaccagaggactcacacaggagagaaaccctttgaatgtccttactgtgggaaaagttttagtcagagttccggACTGGTGCGACAcgagaggactcacacaggagagaaaccctttgaatgtcctgactgtgggaaagattttagtcataattccagtctggtgaaacaccaaaggattcacacaggagagaaaccgtttgaatgtcctgagtgtgggaaaagttttagtcagagttggagcctggtggaacaccagaggattcacacaggagagaaaccatttgaatgtcctttttgtgggaaaggttttagttataattccagcctggtgagacaccagcagACTCACACCATTGAGAAATCTTTGAAATGTTAA